In Leucobacter denitrificans, the genomic window GTCCAGCTTCCCCTGTTCCTCCAGCGCGTGTTTGACCGCATCACGAAGATCGGGGAGGAGCGCGACGTCGAGTGCCGCATACTCAAGCCACGGTTCCGGAAGCGGTCGCGTCGACCAATCCGCTGCCGAATGCGCCTTCTCGAGCGTGACATCGAGGAGCTCTGCAGTAACGTACCCGAGGCCTACCCGCTCGAGCCCCAAGAGCCTCGACCCCAGTTCAGTGTCAAACAGTGCTTGTGGATCCAGTCCGATCTCTCGCAGGCTGGGGAGATCCTGATCCGCCGCATGTAGGACCCATTCGTCACCCGTGAGCGCGCTCGCGAGCGGAGAGAAATCTGAGATACCCGTTGGATCAAAAAGGAATGTACCCGCTCCGCGTCGATACACCTGCACGAGGTAGGCGCGATTGCTATATCGGTATCCTGAAGCTCGTTCGGTGTCTACACCGAACGGACCCTCACCTTGAGCGATGCGACGACTCGCATCGTGGAGTTCGTCTTGATCTGTTACAAGGGTCCAGCGTTCAGCGCTCATGAGGTGTTGTGGGGCGTTTCGATTTCGTTCGGTGATGGACAAGCGAGGCGACACCTTCTTGATGCGGGAACCCCGCGAGCAGGCACAGCAACTCTGACCAAGCCTCGATATGAGCGCGAATGTCTTCGCCTTGAGGTGTCCAAGATGCGCGCAGCTCGATCTGAGAGCTATCGCCACGTGCCTCTAGCGTACCGAAGCTGCTTGACAGCACCTTCGTAGCTGTGCCGGAGAGGAATGTATAGGAGGCCTTGCGAGAAGATAGAGCATCGACGAGCCACGACCAAGCGACGTCAGATATGAATGGATCGACACCAATCTCGAGCTCGAGGGGAGCTTGCGCGTAACACACAACACGAAATGATCCACCCCATTCTTCTGAGGAATCTGGATCGTACATGAGCACAAATCGGCCGGCGCCAGCGGGGGAGTCGAGTACAGCCTCGCTCTCTGCAGATTTGCCCTCTCGAATTCCCGCTGCAAATGCGATTGAATGGGGTGCGATTCGCTCCGGTGCTGGAATCTCACGTACGACAAGTTCGCTGCGAAGCAGACTACTA contains:
- a CDS encoding DUF3000 domain-containing protein, producing the protein MSSTPVPPPAAFTAAAERLRSSLLRSELVVREIPAPERIAPHSIAFAAGIREGKSAESEAVLDSPAGAGRFVLMYDPDSSEEWGGSFRVVCYAQAPLELEIGVDPFISDVAWSWLVDALSSRKASYTFLSGTATKVLSSSFGTLEARGDSSQIELRASWTPQGEDIRAHIEAWSELLCLLAGFPHQEGVASLVHHRTKSKRPTTPHER